In a single window of the Pseudomonas oryzihabitans genome:
- a CDS encoding flagellar basal body-associated protein FliL, which yields MKVFAAVLLSFCLALNAWANEEKKEGEAPKTEFYNLTPALVGNYGSGPKLKYYKADIALMVTGKEAKDRVEFHEPLIRNQLVMLFAQQTDETLAGVEAREKLRQEALKQVQSVITQEEGKPLVEDLLFNNLIIQP from the coding sequence GTGAAAGTCTTCGCTGCCGTTTTGTTGTCCTTCTGCCTGGCCCTCAATGCCTGGGCGAATGAAGAGAAAAAGGAAGGGGAGGCCCCCAAGACCGAGTTCTACAACCTGACCCCGGCGCTGGTCGGTAACTACGGCAGCGGGCCCAAGCTCAAGTATTACAAGGCCGATATCGCGCTGATGGTGACCGGCAAGGAAGCCAAGGACCGGGTGGAGTTCCACGAGCCGCTGATCCGCAATCAGCTGGTGATGCTCTTCGCCCAGCAGACCGACGAGACCCTGGCCGGCGTGGAGGCGCGCGAGAAGCTGCGGCAGGAGGCCCTCAAGCAGGTACAGAGCGTGATCACCCAGGAGGAGGGCAAGCCCCTGGTGGAGGATCTGCTGTTCAACAACCTGATCATCCAGCCCTGA
- the rho gene encoding transcription termination factor Rho: MNLTELKQKPITELLEMADAAGLENMARSRKQDIIFALLKKHAKGGDEISGDGVLEILQDGFGFLRSADSSYLAGPDDIYVSPSQIRRFNLRTGDTIIGKIRPPKEGERYFALLKVDTINFDRPENAKNKVLFENLTPLFPTKRLTMEAGNGSTEDLTGRVIDLCAPIGKGQRGLIVAPPKAGKTIMLQNIAANITRNNPECYLIVLLIDERPEEVTEMQRTVRGEVVASTFDEPPTRHVQVADMVIEKAKRLVEHKKDVVILLDSITRLARAFNTVIPSSGKVLTGGVDAHALEKPKRFFGAARNIEEGGSLTIIATALVETGSKMDEVIYEEFKGTGNMELPLERRIAEKRVFPAININKSGTRREELLTDEEELSRMWILRKILHPMDEIAGIEFLLDKLRQTKTNNEFFDSMKRSK; the protein is encoded by the coding sequence ATGAATCTGACCGAACTCAAGCAAAAGCCCATCACAGAACTGTTGGAAATGGCGGATGCCGCGGGCTTGGAAAACATGGCCCGGTCCCGCAAGCAGGACATCATCTTTGCGCTGCTCAAGAAGCACGCCAAAGGCGGCGACGAGATTTCCGGAGATGGGGTGCTGGAGATATTGCAGGACGGCTTCGGCTTCCTGCGTAGCGCCGACTCCTCCTATCTGGCCGGCCCCGACGACATCTATGTCTCCCCCAGCCAGATCCGCCGCTTCAACCTGCGTACCGGCGATACCATCATCGGCAAGATCCGTCCGCCGAAAGAGGGCGAGCGCTACTTCGCGCTGCTCAAGGTCGATACCATCAACTTCGACCGTCCGGAAAACGCCAAGAACAAGGTGCTGTTCGAAAACCTGACGCCCCTGTTCCCCACCAAGCGCCTGACCATGGAAGCCGGCAACGGCTCCACCGAAGACCTCACCGGTCGGGTCATCGACCTCTGTGCCCCCATCGGCAAGGGTCAGCGCGGCCTGATCGTCGCACCGCCCAAGGCGGGCAAGACCATCATGCTGCAGAACATCGCGGCCAACATCACCCGCAACAATCCCGAGTGCTACCTCATCGTGCTGCTCATCGACGAGCGTCCCGAGGAAGTGACCGAGATGCAGCGCACCGTGCGCGGTGAAGTGGTGGCCTCCACCTTCGACGAGCCGCCGACCCGCCACGTGCAGGTCGCCGACATGGTGATCGAGAAGGCCAAGCGCCTGGTCGAGCACAAGAAGGACGTGGTCATCCTGCTGGACTCCATCACCCGTCTGGCCCGTGCCTTCAACACCGTGATCCCCAGCTCCGGCAAGGTGCTCACCGGTGGTGTCGACGCCCATGCCCTGGAGAAGCCCAAGCGCTTCTTCGGTGCCGCGCGGAACATCGAAGAAGGCGGCAGCCTGACCATCATCGCTACCGCGCTGGTGGAAACCGGGTCGAAGATGGATGAGGTGATCTACGAGGAATTCAAGGGCACCGGCAACATGGAACTGCCCCTGGAGCGTCGTATCGCCGAGAAGCGGGTCTTCCCGGCCATCAACATCAACAAGTCCGGCACCCGCCGCGAAGAGCTGCTCACCGACGAGGAAGAGCTGTCGCGCATGTGGATCCTGCGCAAGATCCTGCATCCGATGGATGAGATCGCCGGCATCGAATTCCTCCTCGACAAGTTGCGTCAGACCAAGACCAACAACGAGTTCTTCGATTCGATGAAGCGCAGCAAGTAA
- a CDS encoding EVE domain-containing protein: MACWLLKSEPDEFSLNDLQRLGQARWDGVRNYQARNFLRAMAHDDLFFFHHSSCAEPGIAGIGRIVGEAFDDPTALDPESPYHAPKASADSNPWTARQVAFVEAFPRVLTLPRLRALPALADFALLRKGNRLSVMPVSTTEWAAIVNAARG, translated from the coding sequence GTGGCCTGCTGGCTGTTGAAATCCGAGCCCGATGAGTTCTCACTTAACGACCTGCAACGCCTGGGCCAGGCGCGCTGGGATGGCGTGCGCAATTACCAGGCGCGCAATTTCCTGCGTGCCATGGCGCACGACGACCTGTTCTTCTTTCATCATTCGAGTTGCGCCGAGCCAGGCATCGCCGGCATCGGCCGAATCGTGGGCGAGGCCTTCGACGATCCCACCGCCCTGGATCCAGAGAGCCCCTACCATGCACCCAAGGCCAGCGCCGACAGCAACCCCTGGACGGCGCGCCAGGTCGCCTTCGTCGAAGCCTTTCCGCGGGTATTGACGCTGCCGCGCCTGCGCGCGCTGCCGGCGCTTGCCGACTTCGCCCTGCTGCGCAAGGGCAACCGGCTTTCGGTGATGCCGGTCAGCACCACGGAGTGGGCGGCGATCGTCAACGCGGCCCGCGGCTGA
- a CDS encoding TIGR02449 family protein has protein sequence MRESRDTPLDADLEALGDRVERLLLRLEELQRQNRQLRQGERNWRQERAELIEKNELARSKVEAMILRLKALEQDS, from the coding sequence ATGCGCGAGTCTCGCGACACGCCCCTCGACGCCGATCTGGAAGCCCTCGGTGACCGTGTGGAGCGCCTGCTCCTGCGTCTTGAGGAATTGCAGCGGCAGAATCGACAACTGCGCCAAGGCGAGCGCAACTGGCGCCAGGAGCGCGCCGAGTTGATCGAAAAGAACGAATTGGCCAGATCGAAGGTCGAAGCGATGATTTTACGCCTGAAAGCCTTGGAGCAGGACTCATGA
- a CDS encoding DUF5924 family protein — MPAWKVLSSRALNLALALFERYPRLIALAGFISGICSFLLVDRQKGFAPVMAVIMLASWVWLMLENVLRGWVSRRFGWELPPPLLRYATQLIHQESLFFCLPFFAITTAWNSGQALFTGLLGAAALVSIIDPLYYKTLAPRRWVFLSYHTLTLFAVLLTALPIILHLTTTQSYELALGVAVLLSFPSLAVAFRVRLGWRWLGLLGLCLAIGAFGWLGRAWVPPATLWLTDMGMSTNFDSLKRQPGDSVKTLSSAQLRAQGLYAFTAINAPRGLNERIYHVWRHAGREVDRIPLDISGGREAGYRAWTHKQNFPGDVTGRWQVQVVTDVGQVIGTLRFEVTP; from the coding sequence ATGCCTGCCTGGAAAGTCCTGTCTTCTCGTGCCCTTAACCTCGCCCTGGCGCTGTTCGAGCGCTATCCGCGACTGATCGCCCTGGCCGGCTTCATCTCGGGGATCTGCAGCTTCCTGCTGGTGGACCGGCAGAAAGGCTTCGCGCCCGTGATGGCGGTGATCATGCTGGCGAGCTGGGTCTGGCTGATGCTGGAAAACGTGCTCAGGGGCTGGGTCAGCCGGCGCTTCGGCTGGGAATTGCCGCCGCCGCTGTTGCGCTACGCCACCCAGCTGATCCACCAGGAGAGTCTGTTCTTCTGCCTGCCGTTCTTTGCCATCACCACGGCCTGGAACAGTGGCCAGGCGCTGTTCACCGGGCTGCTTGGCGCGGCCGCACTGGTTTCCATCATCGATCCGCTCTACTACAAGACCCTGGCGCCGCGGCGCTGGGTATTCCTCAGCTACCACACCCTGACGCTGTTCGCGGTATTGCTCACCGCCTTGCCGATCATCCTGCACCTGACCACCACCCAGAGCTACGAACTGGCGCTGGGCGTCGCCGTACTGCTGTCCTTTCCCAGTCTGGCAGTGGCCTTCCGGGTACGCCTGGGCTGGCGCTGGCTGGGCTTGCTGGGGCTGTGCCTGGCCATCGGCGCCTTCGGTTGGCTGGGGCGCGCCTGGGTGCCGCCGGCGACCCTGTGGCTGACCGACATGGGCATGAGCACCAACTTCGACAGCCTCAAGCGCCAGCCCGGCGATTCGGTGAAGACGCTGAGCAGTGCCCAGCTGCGCGCCCAGGGGCTCTATGCCTTTACCGCCATCAATGCGCCACGCGGCCTGAACGAACGTATCTATCACGTCTGGCGCCATGCCGGTCGGGAAGTGGATCGCATTCCCCTGGACATCAGCGGCGGTCGGGAGGCGGGCTATCGCGCCTGGACCCACAAGCAGAACTTTCCCGGCGACGTGACTGGCCGTTGGCAGGTGCAAGTGGTGACGGACGTCGGCCAGGTGATCGGAACCCTCAGGTTCGAGGTGACCCCTTGA
- the pepP gene encoding Xaa-Pro aminopeptidase: MPRIHKAEFARRRRALMAEIGHGGIALLPAAPVCLRNRDIEQPYRQDSDFQYLTGFPEPEALAVLIPGRAHGEYLLFCRERDAEMERWEGRRAGQEGALADYGADDAFPIGDLDDILPGLLEGRERVYYAMGAHPEFERQLLNWIELIRAKADQGASPPRELLALDTLLHDSRLYKSAAEVRLLKAAAELTCAAHLRAMQACRPGLREYHLEAELDYCFRQGGARLAAYGSIVAAGANACVMHYQANDAPLRDGDLVLIDAGCELECYASDVTRTFPVSGRFSPEQRQLYDIVLAANQAAIACVAPGRHWNEPHEATVRVITEGLLKLGLLQGALDDLIEAGACREFYMHRAGHWLGLDVHDVGEYRIGDQWRMLEPGMVLTVEPGLYIPPDAEVPRKWRGLGIRIEDEVLVTRSGCEVLTAGLPKAAAEIEGLMAAASGCRENAHATS, from the coding sequence ATGCCGCGGATCCACAAGGCCGAATTCGCCCGTCGCCGCCGCGCCCTGATGGCCGAGATCGGCCACGGCGGCATCGCCCTGTTGCCTGCTGCGCCGGTGTGCCTGCGCAACCGTGACATCGAGCAGCCCTATCGCCAGGACAGCGACTTCCAGTACCTCACCGGTTTTCCCGAGCCGGAAGCCCTGGCCGTGCTGATTCCCGGCCGTGCCCATGGTGAATACCTGCTGTTCTGCCGCGAGCGGGACGCGGAAATGGAGCGCTGGGAGGGACGGCGCGCGGGTCAGGAAGGGGCGCTGGCCGACTATGGCGCGGACGACGCCTTTCCCATCGGCGATCTGGACGACATCCTGCCCGGCCTGCTCGAAGGCCGCGAGCGGGTCTACTACGCCATGGGTGCCCATCCGGAATTCGAGCGCCAATTGCTCAACTGGATCGAACTGATCCGCGCCAAGGCCGACCAGGGCGCCTCGCCGCCACGGGAGCTGCTGGCGCTGGATACCCTGCTGCACGACAGCCGGCTGTACAAGTCAGCCGCCGAGGTGCGTCTGCTCAAGGCCGCGGCCGAGCTGACCTGCGCCGCTCACCTGCGTGCCATGCAGGCCTGCCGGCCGGGGCTGCGCGAGTATCACCTGGAGGCGGAGCTGGACTATTGCTTTCGCCAGGGTGGTGCCCGACTGGCGGCCTATGGCTCCATCGTCGCGGCGGGGGCCAACGCCTGCGTGATGCATTACCAGGCCAACGATGCGCCACTGCGCGACGGTGACCTGGTGCTGATCGATGCCGGCTGCGAGCTGGAGTGCTATGCCAGCGACGTGACCCGTACCTTTCCGGTCAGTGGTCGCTTCTCGCCGGAGCAGCGGCAGCTGTACGACATCGTGCTGGCGGCCAACCAGGCCGCCATTGCTTGCGTGGCGCCTGGGCGGCACTGGAACGAACCCCATGAGGCCACGGTCAGGGTGATCACCGAGGGCCTGTTGAAACTGGGTCTGCTCCAGGGCGCCCTGGACGACCTGATCGAGGCAGGCGCCTGTCGCGAGTTCTACATGCACCGCGCCGGTCACTGGCTAGGGCTGGATGTCCATGACGTGGGCGAATACCGCATCGGCGACCAGTGGCGGATGCTGGAGCCCGGCATGGTGCTGACCGTGGAACCCGGACTCTATATCCCGCCGGACGCCGAGGTGCCGCGCAAATGGCGCGGCCTGGGCATCCGCATCGAAGACGAAGTACTGGTGACGCGCAGTGGCTGCGAGGTGCTGACCGCCGGCCTGCCCAAGGCGGCCGCGGAGATCGAAGGCTTGATGGCAGCCGCGAGCGGCTGCCGGGAGAACGCTCATGCAACGTCCTGA
- a CDS encoding UPF0149 family protein: protein MSSSASAYAAFSTLLAEAALPVSPAELHGHLLGRVCGGAGFDENDWLAAASELLGGAPGERLQAALSGLLGMVQQEFAGQQVALVLMLPPDEFPLAERTAALGQWCQGFLAGFGLSGRTGEVSGEAREVLEDLAAIAQIQEPAEEGEEGENDFMEVTEYLRVAPLLLYGEYGRGPIPEPAPLVH, encoded by the coding sequence ATGTCCAGCTCAGCATCCGCCTACGCCGCCTTCTCCACCCTGCTCGCCGAGGCCGCTTTGCCGGTCTCGCCCGCCGAACTCCACGGTCACCTGCTCGGGCGGGTCTGCGGGGGCGCGGGCTTCGACGAGAACGACTGGCTGGCCGCCGCCAGCGAGCTGCTCGGTGGCGCGCCGGGCGAGCGTTTGCAGGCGGCGCTCTCGGGGCTGCTGGGCATGGTGCAGCAGGAATTCGCCGGCCAGCAGGTGGCCCTGGTGCTGATGCTGCCACCGGACGAATTCCCCCTTGCCGAGCGCACCGCCGCCCTCGGTCAGTGGTGTCAGGGCTTTCTGGCCGGCTTCGGCCTGTCCGGGCGTACGGGCGAGGTCTCCGGCGAGGCGCGCGAGGTACTCGAAGACCTGGCAGCCATCGCGCAGATTCAGGAACCCGCCGAGGAAGGCGAAGAGGGTGAGAACGACTTCATGGAAGTCACCGAATACCTGCGCGTGGCCCCGCTGCTGCTCTATGGCGAATACGGCCGCGGCCCCATCCCCGAACCCGCACCCCTGGTGCACTGA
- a CDS encoding CDP-6-deoxy-delta-3,4-glucoseen reductase: MKVTLQPSGAVLETQPGEAILAAAQRLGYSGPHSCRNGNCQLCAALLVEGQVIQHGQTADHGEVYVCVAVPLTDCLLQWDGVLAPGELPVRKLACQVVALDDVGGDVRRVRLRAPAGRPPRYHAGQYLMVQRDDGKQSAFSLASAPHQGRELELHVLAREASSQALLAQFETKGMAQVELPYGDAHLAELPDGPLVLIAAGTGMAQMHSLIEDVRTRGFAHPVHLYWGVRTPEDFYAIESWDAWADLPNLTLNRVVSEACGWEGRCGLLHEVVRADFVDLSDLHVYASGSPAMVYATLDALVEAGMDAHQMRADVFAYAPRS; this comes from the coding sequence ATGAAGGTCACCCTGCAGCCCTCGGGTGCGGTATTGGAAACCCAGCCCGGCGAAGCCATCCTGGCCGCCGCGCAGCGCCTCGGCTACAGCGGGCCGCACAGCTGCCGCAATGGCAATTGCCAGCTCTGCGCCGCGCTGCTGGTGGAGGGTCAGGTCATCCAGCACGGGCAGACCGCCGATCATGGCGAAGTCTATGTCTGCGTGGCCGTGCCCCTGACCGATTGCCTGCTGCAATGGGACGGGGTGCTGGCGCCAGGCGAGTTGCCGGTACGCAAGCTGGCCTGCCAGGTCGTCGCGCTCGATGATGTCGGCGGTGATGTGCGCCGCGTGCGATTGCGTGCGCCGGCCGGGCGGCCACCGCGTTATCACGCCGGCCAGTATCTGATGGTCCAGCGGGATGACGGCAAGCAGTCGGCCTTCTCCCTGGCCTCCGCGCCACACCAAGGGCGCGAGCTGGAATTGCACGTGCTGGCCCGCGAGGCCAGCAGCCAGGCACTGCTGGCGCAATTCGAAACCAAGGGCATGGCCCAGGTCGAACTGCCCTATGGTGATGCCCACCTGGCCGAGCTGCCCGATGGCCCCCTGGTGCTGATCGCCGCCGGGACCGGCATGGCGCAGATGCACAGCCTCATCGAGGACGTTCGTACCCGTGGCTTCGCTCATCCGGTGCACCTCTACTGGGGTGTGCGGACACCGGAGGACTTCTATGCCATCGAGTCCTGGGACGCCTGGGCGGACCTGCCCAATCTCACCCTGAACCGAGTGGTGAGCGAGGCCTGCGGCTGGGAAGGGCGCTGCGGTCTGCTGCACGAGGTGGTACGCGCGGATTTCGTCGACCTGAGCGATCTGCATGTCTATGCCAGCGGCTCGCCAGCCATGGTCTACGCCACCCTGGATGCCCTGGTGGAAGCCGGCATGGACGCGCACCAGATGCGCGCCGACGTCTTCGCCTACGCGCCGCGGAGTTAG
- the ubiD gene encoding 4-hydroxy-3-polyprenylbenzoate decarboxylase, with product MQYRDLRDFIRSLEQRGELKRVTAPVSPILEMTEICDRTLRKQGPALLFENPVGFSMPVLGNLFGTPQRVALGMGAEDVGALREIGKLLAFLKEPEPPKGLKDAWSKLPIYKKVISMAPKVLKDAPCQEVIEEGEAVDLGKLPIQHCWPGDVAPLITWGLTVTRGPNKERQNLGIYRQQVIGRNKLIMRWLSHRGGALDFREWCQKHPGQPYPVAVALGADPATILGAVTPVPDTLSEYAFAGLLRGSRSELIKCVGNDLQVPASAEIVLEGVIHPGETAPEGPYGDHTGYYNEVDTFPVFTVERITRRRDPIYHSTYTGRPPDEPAILGVALNEVFVPILQKQFPEIVDFYLPPEGCSYRMAVVTIKKQYPGHAKRVMLGVWSFLRQFMYTKFVIVTDDDINARDWNDVIWAVTTRMDPKRDTVMIDNTPIDYLDFASPISGLGSKMGLDATHKWPGETTREWGRAIVKDEAVVKRVDEMWSSLGID from the coding sequence ATGCAATACCGAGATCTGCGTGACTTCATCCGCAGCCTGGAGCAGCGTGGTGAACTGAAGCGCGTGACCGCCCCGGTCTCGCCGATCCTCGAGATGACCGAAATCTGCGACCGCACCTTGCGCAAGCAGGGCCCGGCGCTGCTGTTCGAGAATCCCGTGGGCTTTTCCATGCCCGTGCTGGGCAACCTTTTCGGTACGCCCCAGCGCGTGGCGCTGGGCATGGGCGCCGAGGACGTCGGTGCCCTGCGCGAGATCGGCAAGCTGCTGGCCTTCCTCAAGGAGCCCGAGCCGCCCAAGGGCCTGAAGGATGCCTGGTCGAAGCTGCCGATCTACAAGAAGGTCATCAGCATGGCGCCCAAGGTCCTCAAGGATGCGCCCTGCCAGGAGGTGATCGAAGAAGGCGAGGCGGTCGATCTGGGCAAGCTGCCGATCCAGCACTGCTGGCCGGGCGACGTGGCGCCGTTGATCACCTGGGGCCTGACCGTCACCCGCGGGCCCAACAAGGAGCGCCAGAACCTCGGTATCTATCGCCAGCAGGTCATCGGCCGCAACAAGCTGATCATGCGCTGGCTGAGCCACCGTGGCGGTGCCCTGGATTTCCGCGAGTGGTGCCAGAAGCATCCCGGCCAGCCCTATCCGGTGGCCGTGGCCCTGGGCGCGGATCCGGCCACCATCCTCGGTGCGGTCACGCCGGTGCCGGATACCCTGTCCGAATACGCCTTCGCTGGCCTTCTGCGCGGCAGTCGCAGCGAGCTGATCAAGTGCGTGGGCAACGACCTGCAGGTGCCGGCCAGCGCCGAAATCGTGCTGGAAGGGGTCATCCATCCGGGTGAGACGGCGCCGGAAGGCCCCTATGGCGACCATACCGGCTACTACAACGAGGTCGATACCTTCCCGGTCTTTACCGTGGAGCGCATCACTCGCCGGCGCGACCCCATCTATCACAGCACCTACACCGGACGGCCGCCGGACGAGCCGGCCATCCTCGGCGTGGCGCTCAACGAAGTCTTCGTGCCCATCCTGCAAAAGCAGTTTCCGGAAATCGTCGACTTCTACCTGCCGCCGGAAGGCTGCTCCTACCGCATGGCGGTGGTGACCATCAAGAAGCAGTACCCGGGCCATGCCAAGCGGGTGATGCTGGGCGTCTGGTCGTTCCTGCGGCAGTTCATGTACACCAAGTTCGTGATCGTCACCGACGACGATATCAATGCGCGTGACTGGAACGATGTCATCTGGGCCGTCACCACGCGCATGGATCCCAAGCGCGACACCGTGATGATCGACAACACCCCCATCGACTACCTGGACTTCGCCTCGCCGATCTCCGGCCTGGGCTCGAAGATGGGCCTGGACGCCACTCACAAGTGGCCGGGTGAAACCACCCGCGAATGGGGCCGGGCGATCGTCAAGGACGAAGCGGTGGTCAAACGGGTGGACGAGATGTGGTCCAGTCTCGGGATCGATTAA
- a CDS encoding cell division protein ZapA, whose protein sequence is MSIETVTVQIMEKEYRISCPADERANLESTARYLDGKMREIRASGKVIGADRVAVMAALNITHELLHRQDDVSLEVSSTRERVRDLLDRVDRALITEHDTTA, encoded by the coding sequence ATGAGCATCGAGACCGTGACCGTCCAGATAATGGAAAAGGAATATCGCATCAGCTGTCCCGCTGACGAGCGTGCCAACCTGGAGAGCACCGCCCGTTACCTGGACGGCAAGATGCGCGAGATCCGCGCCAGCGGGAAGGTCATCGGCGCCGACCGCGTGGCCGTGATGGCCGCCCTCAACATCACCCACGAACTGCTGCATCGCCAGGATGATGTCAGCCTGGAAGTGAGCAGCACCCGCGAACGGGTTCGCGACCTGCTGGATCGCGTCGACCGCGCCCTGATCACCGAACACGACACCACTGCCTGA
- a CDS encoding 5-formyltetrahydrofolate cyclo-ligase: protein MSIPPSSDLSRPALRKLLRQRRRALTPIQQRQAARELYRQLAQHPLFRRARHIAFYLPSDGEIDPRPLLEEAQRRGKATYLPVLSRWPRTAMIFQRVGRGESWVRNRFGIAEPRPDRRLGRPTWALDLILMPLVGFDPQGGRLGMGKGFYDRNLAYLARRRQWHSPQLIGCAHECQKVERLTLAAWDVPMAAVVSDGGWYGQRAGETPRVD from the coding sequence ATGTCCATCCCGCCCTCTTCCGACCTCAGTCGGCCCGCGCTGCGCAAGCTACTGCGCCAGCGACGTCGCGCCCTCACGCCCATCCAGCAACGCCAGGCCGCCCGCGAACTGTATCGCCAGCTTGCCCAGCATCCGCTGTTTCGTCGCGCCCGCCATATCGCGTTCTACCTGCCCAGCGATGGCGAGATCGATCCGCGCCCGTTGCTCGAAGAAGCCCAGCGCCGCGGCAAGGCCACCTACCTCCCGGTACTCTCCCGCTGGCCGCGCACGGCGATGATCTTTCAACGAGTCGGCCGCGGCGAGTCTTGGGTGCGCAATCGCTTCGGCATCGCCGAGCCACGCCCTGATCGGCGTCTTGGTCGACCGACCTGGGCGCTGGACCTGATCCTGATGCCGCTGGTGGGCTTCGATCCCCAGGGCGGACGCCTGGGCATGGGCAAGGGCTTCTATGACCGCAACCTGGCCTATCTGGCGCGGCGACGGCAGTGGCACAGCCCGCAGCTGATCGGCTGTGCCCATGAATGTCAGAAGGTGGAGCGATTGACCCTGGCGGCCTGGGACGTGCCCATGGCGGCCGTGGTGAGCGATGGTGGCTGGTACGGTCAGCGCGCGGGCGAGACGCCCCGCGTCGACTGA
- the glpT gene encoding glycerol-3-phosphate transporter, translating to MLGIFAPAAHSAPLPADRIDPVYRRLRWQIFAGIFIGYAGYYLLRKNFSLAMPYLVEQGYSRGELGVALSAVAIAYGLSKFLMGLVSDRSNPRYFLPFGLAMSALVMLLFGFAPWATSSVSIMFVLLFLNGWFQGMGWPPSGRTMVHWWSQKERGGVVSVWNVAHNVGGGLIGPLFLLGLAWFNDWHAAFYVPAVVALAVAVFAFIAMRDTPQSCGLPSVENWKQDFPEGYSEGHEREFSTKEIFVEYVLKNRLLWYIALANVFVYLLRYGVLDWAPTYLKEAKHFSVDKTSWAYFFYEWAGIPGTLLCGWLSDKLFRGNRGATGVVFMLGVLVATLVYWLNPEGNPGVDLAALVSIGFLIYGPVMLIGLQALELVPKKAAGTAAGFTGLFGYLGGSVAANALVGYTVDHFGWDGGFMLLIGSCVLAIVFLAMTLRHTGMVAKSAR from the coding sequence ATGCTTGGAATCTTCGCTCCCGCGGCCCATAGCGCGCCGCTGCCCGCCGATCGTATCGACCCCGTCTACCGTCGCCTCCGCTGGCAGATCTTTGCCGGGATCTTTATCGGCTACGCGGGCTACTACCTGCTGCGCAAGAACTTCTCGCTGGCCATGCCCTACCTGGTGGAGCAAGGCTACAGTCGGGGTGAACTGGGCGTGGCGCTCTCCGCGGTGGCCATCGCCTATGGCCTGTCCAAGTTCCTCATGGGTCTGGTCTCGGACCGCTCCAATCCCCGCTATTTCCTGCCCTTCGGGCTGGCCATGTCGGCGCTGGTGATGCTGCTGTTCGGATTCGCGCCCTGGGCTACCTCCAGTGTCAGCATCATGTTCGTCCTGCTGTTTCTCAATGGCTGGTTCCAGGGGATGGGCTGGCCGCCCAGCGGTCGCACCATGGTGCACTGGTGGTCGCAGAAGGAGCGCGGCGGTGTGGTCTCGGTGTGGAACGTCGCCCACAACGTGGGCGGCGGTCTGATCGGGCCGCTGTTCCTGCTCGGCCTGGCTTGGTTCAACGACTGGCATGCGGCCTTCTATGTCCCGGCCGTGGTGGCGCTGGCGGTCGCCGTGTTCGCCTTCATCGCCATGCGCGATACCCCGCAATCCTGCGGCCTGCCATCGGTGGAAAACTGGAAACAGGATTTCCCCGAAGGCTACAGCGAAGGCCATGAGCGCGAATTCTCCACCAAGGAGATCTTCGTCGAATACGTACTGAAGAATCGCCTGCTCTGGTACATCGCCCTGGCCAACGTCTTCGTCTACCTGCTGCGCTATGGCGTGCTGGACTGGGCACCCACCTACCTCAAGGAAGCCAAGCACTTCTCGGTGGACAAGACCTCCTGGGCCTACTTCTTCTACGAATGGGCCGGCATCCCCGGCACCCTGCTCTGCGGCTGGCTGTCGGACAAGCTGTTCCGCGGCAACCGTGGCGCGACCGGCGTGGTGTTCATGCTCGGCGTACTGGTCGCCACCCTGGTCTATTGGCTCAACCCGGAAGGCAACCCCGGTGTCGATCTGGCAGCGCTGGTGTCTATCGGCTTCCTGATCTACGGCCCGGTGATGCTGATCGGCCTGCAGGCGCTGGAACTGGTGCCCAAGAAGGCTGCCGGCACCGCCGCAGGCTTTACCGGGTTGTTCGGCTACCTGGGCGGCTCGGTGGCAGCCAACGCCCTGGTGGGCTACACCGTGGACCACTTCGGCTGGGATGGCGGCTTCATGCTGCTGATCGGCTCGTGCGTCCTGGCCATCGTCTTCCTGGCGATGACCCTGAGACACACCGGCATGGTGGCCAAGTCCGCGCGCTGA
- the trxA gene encoding thioredoxin TrxA encodes MSEYITNVSDASFEQDVLKSDSPVLVDYWAEWCGPCKMIAPVLDEIAKDYQGKLKVCKLNIDENQDTPPKYGVRGIPTLMLFKNGAVEATKVGALSKSQLAAFLDANV; translated from the coding sequence ATGAGCGAATACATCACCAACGTCAGCGACGCCAGCTTCGAGCAGGACGTGCTGAAGTCCGACAGCCCCGTGCTGGTCGACTACTGGGCCGAATGGTGCGGTCCCTGCAAGATGATTGCCCCGGTCCTGGACGAGATCGCCAAGGACTACCAAGGCAAGCTCAAGGTCTGCAAACTGAACATCGACGAAAACCAGGACACCCCGCCCAAGTACGGCGTGCGTGGCATCCCGACCCTGATGCTGTTCAAGAACGGCGCGGTCGAGGCCACCAAGGTCGGCGCTCTGTCCAAATCGCAACTGGCTGCCTTCCTCGACGCCAACGTCTGA